In Pseudoxanthomonas indica, the following are encoded in one genomic region:
- the cgtA gene encoding Obg family GTPase CgtA: protein MKLVDEAEIQVIAGNGGNGCIGFRREKFIPLGGPDGGDGGGGGNVWLQADENLNTLVDFRHEKNFRAQRGENGMGRQMYGKAGEDLTITVPVGTVVCNVETDEIIGDLTTHGDRLLVAKGGKGGLGNMHFKSSVTRAPRRATPGEEGEQRLLKLELKLLADVGLLGFPNAGKSTLIRAVSAATPKVADYPFTTLYPNLGVVSVEAHRSFVIADIPGLIEGAADGAGLGAQFLRHLQRTRLLLHLVDMAPMEGGVEGIDPAEQVRAIERELMKHDPALLEKPRWLVLNKADLMFEDEARERAEQIVAELDWMHPWYQISAISREGTFPIMQDVMAFFDRQKLEAEEAAANGG from the coding sequence ATGAAACTCGTAGACGAAGCAGAAATCCAGGTCATCGCCGGCAACGGCGGCAACGGTTGCATTGGCTTCCGGCGCGAGAAGTTCATCCCGCTGGGCGGACCGGATGGAGGTGACGGCGGTGGCGGCGGCAACGTCTGGCTGCAGGCCGACGAAAACCTCAACACCCTGGTCGACTTTCGCCACGAGAAGAATTTCCGCGCCCAGCGCGGCGAGAACGGCATGGGCCGGCAGATGTACGGCAAGGCCGGCGAAGATCTGACTATTACCGTGCCGGTGGGCACCGTGGTCTGCAATGTCGAGACCGACGAAATCATCGGCGACCTGACTACCCATGGTGATCGCCTGCTGGTGGCCAAGGGTGGCAAGGGCGGCTTGGGCAACATGCATTTCAAGAGCTCGGTGACGCGCGCGCCTCGCCGCGCCACGCCGGGCGAAGAAGGCGAGCAGCGCCTGCTCAAGCTGGAACTCAAGCTGCTGGCCGACGTCGGCCTGCTGGGCTTTCCCAATGCCGGCAAGAGCACGCTGATCCGCGCCGTTTCGGCGGCCACGCCCAAGGTGGCGGACTATCCGTTCACCACGCTCTATCCCAATCTGGGCGTGGTCAGCGTGGAAGCGCACCGCAGCTTCGTGATTGCCGACATCCCCGGCCTGATTGAAGGCGCCGCCGATGGCGCCGGCCTGGGCGCGCAGTTCCTGCGCCATCTGCAACGCACCCGCCTGTTGCTGCACCTGGTGGACATGGCGCCGATGGAAGGCGGCGTGGAAGGCATCGACCCGGCCGAGCAGGTGCGGGCGATCGAGCGCGAACTGATGAAGCACGACCCGGCGCTGCTGGAAAAGCCGCGCTGGCTGGTCCTGAACAAGGCCGACCTGATGTTCGAGGACGAGGCCCGCGAGCGCGCCGAGCAAATCGTCGCAGAGCTGGACTGGATGCACCCGTGGTACCAGATTTCGGCGATTTCGCGCGAAGGCACCTTCCCGATCATGCAGGACGTGATGGCCTTCTTCGACCGGCAGAAGCTGGAGGCGGAAGAGGCGGCGGCCAATGGCGGCTGA
- the murJ gene encoding murein biosynthesis integral membrane protein MurJ, which yields MSSGRLLRSTAIFSAMTFLSRLSGLVRDQVYAMVFGAGAAMDIFFIAFRIPNFMRRLSAEGSFSMAFVPVLAEYKEKHGPGAVKELIDRVTGTLAAALLVLTALVLVFAPALATAIASKYTGGQHDMLTEMLRITFPYAFFISLASLVGSVLNSYQRFAIPALSPILLNLSMIAAAFWLAPLMGGSVMALAWGVLAAGVLQLVFHLPALAKLGLLPRPRLGMAHEGVRKIMKLMVPTLFGSSVVQFNLLFNTWAAAFLASGSVSWLYYSDRLLEFPLGMFGVAIGTVILPHLSSRHAATDPDGFSKGLDWGFRLCLLIGVPACIGLILCAGPLMSTLFQYKNFTPFNAQMSSWSLMAQSTAVPAFLLVKVLAPAFYARQDGRTPVKSAVVAVITNALSTIVLFAGVLFFTAQGQAALVQTGGRYLDALALIPGMHALLALAIAIAGWVNALQLAWYLQRAGVYHRQPGWGRFLRQIGVASLVMVGLLIAFRLAWPDWVQWNWWQRGLRLLAMVGAGGGAYAVLLWLQGIRPRDFRGH from the coding sequence ATGAGCAGTGGCCGGCTCCTGCGTTCCACGGCGATTTTCAGCGCCATGACCTTCCTGTCCCGGCTGTCCGGACTGGTCCGGGACCAGGTCTACGCCATGGTCTTTGGCGCCGGCGCGGCCATGGACATCTTCTTCATCGCCTTCCGCATCCCCAATTTCATGCGCCGGCTGTCGGCCGAGGGTTCGTTTTCGATGGCCTTCGTGCCGGTCCTGGCCGAGTACAAGGAAAAGCACGGCCCGGGGGCGGTCAAGGAGCTGATTGACCGGGTCACCGGCACCCTGGCCGCGGCCCTGCTGGTGCTGACCGCGCTGGTGCTGGTCTTCGCGCCGGCGCTGGCGACCGCCATTGCCTCCAAGTACACCGGCGGTCAGCACGACATGCTGACCGAGATGCTGCGGATCACCTTCCCGTACGCCTTCTTCATTTCGCTGGCGTCGCTGGTGGGTAGTGTCCTCAACAGCTACCAGCGTTTTGCCATCCCGGCGCTGTCGCCCATCCTGCTGAATCTGTCGATGATTGCGGCCGCCTTCTGGCTGGCGCCGCTGATGGGCGGCTCGGTGATGGCCTTGGCCTGGGGCGTGCTCGCGGCGGGTGTCCTGCAACTGGTGTTTCACCTGCCGGCGTTGGCCAAGCTGGGCCTGTTGCCGCGACCGCGGCTGGGCATGGCGCACGAAGGCGTGCGCAAAATCATGAAGTTGATGGTGCCCACGCTGTTCGGCTCCTCGGTGGTGCAGTTCAACCTGCTGTTCAACACCTGGGCGGCGGCGTTCCTGGCGAGCGGTAGCGTGAGCTGGCTGTATTACAGCGATCGCCTGCTGGAATTCCCGCTCGGCATGTTTGGCGTGGCCATCGGCACGGTCATCCTGCCGCACCTGAGCAGCCGCCATGCCGCCACCGATCCGGACGGTTTTTCCAAGGGCCTGGACTGGGGTTTCCGCCTGTGCCTGTTGATCGGCGTGCCGGCCTGCATCGGGCTGATCCTGTGTGCCGGTCCGCTGATGTCCACGCTGTTCCAGTACAAGAACTTCACCCCCTTCAACGCGCAGATGAGCAGTTGGAGCCTGATGGCGCAGTCCACTGCGGTGCCTGCGTTCCTGCTGGTCAAGGTGCTGGCGCCGGCCTTCTACGCGCGCCAGGACGGGCGTACGCCGGTGAAGTCGGCGGTGGTGGCGGTGATCACCAATGCGCTCAGTACCATCGTGTTGTTTGCCGGCGTGTTGTTCTTCACCGCGCAGGGCCAGGCGGCGCTGGTGCAGACCGGTGGCAGGTACCTGGACGCGCTGGCGCTGATTCCCGGCATGCATGCGCTGCTGGCGCTGGCGATCGCCATAGCCGGCTGGGTCAATGCCCTGCAACTGGCCTGGTACCTGCAGCGCGCCGGGGTCTACCACCGGCAACCAGGCTGGGGCCGTTTCCTGCGCCAGATTGGCGTGGCCTCGCTGGTCATGGTGGGCTTGCTGATTGCCTTCCGCCTGGCCTGGCCCGATTGGGTGCAGTGGAACTGGTGGCAGCGTGGCCTGCGCCTGCTGGCGATGGTGGGCGCGGGCGGCGGCGCCTACGCAGTGCTGCTGTGGCTGCAGGGCATCCGGCCGCGCGACTTCCGCGGCCACTGA
- a CDS encoding Pr6Pr family membrane protein, translated as MSLITMSRLWNLLLALIVLAAFILQIGLLLAGGQDINAAQASTAVPLSTRFVRFFSYFTVESNLLVLFSAASLAWNPQQDGRLWRVLRLDALLGIAVTGIVFATVLSGLVHHSGIGTWVNAGFHYLSPLLALLGWCLFGPRPRIDGRTLVLAFVWPVAWLAYTLIRGALTAWYPYPFLNANELGYARVALNIAIILAGASAFALLLWGMEKYFPNGRQRAVTGA; from the coding sequence ATGAGCCTGATCACGATGTCCCGCCTCTGGAATCTGCTGCTGGCCCTGATCGTGCTGGCCGCTTTCATCCTGCAGATCGGCCTGCTGCTCGCCGGAGGCCAGGACATCAACGCGGCGCAAGCCAGTACCGCGGTTCCACTGTCCACGCGCTTCGTCCGCTTCTTCAGCTATTTCACTGTCGAAAGCAATCTGCTGGTTCTGTTCTCGGCGGCATCGCTGGCCTGGAATCCGCAACAGGATGGTCGCCTCTGGCGGGTGCTGCGACTCGATGCGCTGCTGGGCATCGCAGTGACCGGCATCGTCTTTGCCACCGTGCTGTCCGGACTGGTCCATCACAGTGGCATCGGCACCTGGGTCAACGCGGGCTTCCACTACCTGTCGCCTCTACTCGCTTTGCTCGGTTGGTGCCTGTTCGGTCCGAGGCCGCGCATCGATGGGCGCACGTTGGTGCTGGCGTTCGTATGGCCGGTGGCGTGGCTGGCGTACACGCTCATCCGCGGCGCACTGACCGCCTGGTATCCCTACCCGTTTCTCAACGCGAACGAACTTGGCTACGCGCGGGTTGCCCTGAACATCGCGATCATCCTGGCTGGCGCAAGCGCGTTCGCGCTGCTGCTGTGGGGCATGGAGAAGTACTTTCCGAATGGTCGTCAGCGTGCGGTAACAGGCGCTTGA
- the lspA gene encoding signal peptidase II: MTVRPKPDALIWLLLSALVIGLDQWSKAWVLTSLPEHVAVPVIEGFWNWYRTYNTGAAFSFLANAGGWQIFVFGALAVGISSLLAFWLSRTARADWRQALPYSLVIGGALGNVLDRFMHGHVIDFVQWYWRDYYWPAFNVADCAVVGGAIGIAVFGLLDGKRGQKAG; this comes from the coding sequence ATGACCGTACGTCCCAAACCCGATGCGCTGATCTGGCTGCTGCTGTCGGCGCTCGTCATCGGCCTGGATCAATGGTCCAAAGCCTGGGTGCTGACCAGCCTGCCCGAGCATGTGGCCGTGCCGGTCATCGAAGGCTTCTGGAACTGGTACCGCACCTACAACACCGGCGCCGCCTTCAGCTTCCTGGCCAATGCCGGTGGCTGGCAGATTTTCGTGTTCGGCGCGCTGGCCGTGGGCATCAGCTCGCTGCTGGCGTTCTGGCTCAGCCGCACCGCGCGCGCCGATTGGCGCCAGGCGCTGCCGTATTCGCTGGTGATTGGCGGCGCGCTGGGCAACGTGCTGGATCGGTTCATGCATGGCCACGTCATCGATTTCGTGCAGTGGTACTGGCGCGACTACTACTGGCCCGCCTTCAACGTGGCTGACTGCGCGGTGGTCGGCGGCGCCATCGGCATTGCCGTGTTCGGCTTGCTGGACGGCAAGCGCGGACAAAAAGCGGGATAA
- the rpsT gene encoding 30S ribosomal protein S20 — protein sequence MANIKSAKKRAKQTVVRNARNSAQRSMLRTAVKKVLKALDANDATGAKEAFAVAQPILDRFSARGLIHKNKAARHKSRLTARIKALAA from the coding sequence GTGGCCAATATCAAGTCCGCCAAGAAGCGCGCCAAGCAGACCGTCGTGCGCAACGCGCGCAACTCTGCCCAGCGCTCCATGCTGCGCACCGCCGTCAAGAAAGTGCTGAAGGCACTGGACGCCAATGACGCCACCGGCGCCAAGGAAGCCTTCGCCGTGGCCCAGCCGATCCTGGATCGCTTCAGCGCCCGTGGCCTGATTCACAAGAACAAGGCCGCTCGCCACAAGAGCCGCCTGACCGCCCGCATCAAGGCGCTGGCCGCCTAA
- the ispH gene encoding 4-hydroxy-3-methylbut-2-enyl diphosphate reductase, which produces MEVLLANPRGFCAGVDRAIEIVKRAIETLGAPIYVRHEVVHNRFVVDDLRNRGAVFVEELDEVPDNATVIFSAHGVSQAVRIEAERRGLKVFDATCPLVTKVHLEVARHCRAGRDVVLIGHAGHPEVEGTMGQWNREAGTGRIYLVEDIHNVATLEVEQPDNFFYTTQTTLSVDDTIGIIQALQARFPNIQGPKNDDICYATQNRQDAVRDLAKQCDLVLVVGSPNSSNSNRLRELAERDGVESYLIDGAHEIDPAWVQGKQRIGVTAGASAPDILIDGVIQRLRDLGAGSIGELDGEPENMVFALPKELRLQLVS; this is translated from the coding sequence ATGGAGGTCCTGCTCGCCAATCCCCGTGGTTTCTGCGCCGGCGTTGATCGCGCGATCGAAATCGTCAAGCGCGCCATCGAGACCCTGGGCGCGCCGATTTATGTACGGCATGAAGTCGTGCACAACCGCTTCGTGGTGGACGACCTGCGTAATCGCGGCGCGGTGTTCGTGGAAGAGCTGGACGAAGTGCCCGACAACGCCACCGTGATCTTCAGCGCACACGGCGTTTCCCAGGCCGTGCGCATCGAGGCCGAGCGCCGTGGCCTGAAGGTGTTCGACGCCACCTGTCCGCTGGTGACCAAGGTCCACCTGGAAGTGGCGCGACACTGCCGCGCCGGTCGCGATGTCGTGCTGATTGGCCACGCCGGCCATCCTGAAGTGGAAGGCACGATGGGCCAGTGGAACCGGGAAGCCGGGACGGGGCGCATCTACCTGGTGGAAGACATCCACAACGTGGCCACGCTGGAAGTCGAGCAGCCGGACAACTTCTTCTACACCACCCAGACCACGCTGTCGGTGGATGACACCATCGGCATCATCCAGGCCCTGCAGGCGCGCTTCCCCAACATCCAGGGGCCGAAGAACGACGACATCTGCTACGCCACCCAGAACCGCCAGGACGCGGTGCGCGATCTGGCCAAGCAATGCGATCTGGTGCTGGTGGTGGGTTCACCCAACAGTTCCAATTCCAACCGCCTGCGCGAGCTGGCCGAACGTGACGGCGTGGAGTCGTACCTGATCGACGGTGCGCATGAAATCGACCCCGCCTGGGTGCAAGGCAAGCAGCGCATCGGCGTGACGGCAGGCGCCTCGGCGCCGGACATCCTGATTGACGGCGTGATCCAGCGTTTGCGCGATCTCGGCGCCGGTTCCATCGGCGAACTCGATGGCGAGCCCGAGAACATGGTGTTTGCTTTGCCGAAGGAACTGCGGCTGCAACTGGTCAGCTGA
- a CDS encoding SDR family oxidoreductase, which yields MQTVLITGCSSGYGLATARHFHERGWRVVATLRDPASAALIADERMQLLALDVTRDDSITAAVDAAGPIDVLVNNAGIGLFGAFEATPLATVREVFDTNTFGVMAMAQAVIPQFRARRTGRIINVTSSAVLAPMPLVAAYTASKTAIEGFTASLAHELGAFDIEVKLVEPGYAPTTRFTANGQQRMAGLLPEPYQAYAQQVFAMLGDAGTYTQEADVAEAVWRAANDATGQLHFPAGADAVALADARGAQSLAPMG from the coding sequence ATGCAAACCGTGCTCATCACCGGCTGTTCCTCCGGCTACGGCCTGGCCACCGCCCGCCACTTCCACGAACGCGGCTGGCGGGTCGTCGCCACCTTGCGCGATCCCGCCAGCGCTGCCCTGATTGCCGACGAGCGCATGCAACTGCTCGCGCTCGACGTGACCCGGGACGACAGCATCACCGCGGCAGTGGACGCGGCTGGCCCCATCGACGTGCTGGTCAACAATGCGGGCATCGGCCTCTTCGGCGCATTCGAGGCCACGCCCCTGGCGACCGTGCGCGAGGTCTTCGATACCAATACGTTCGGCGTGATGGCGATGGCGCAGGCCGTGATCCCGCAGTTCCGCGCGCGTCGCACCGGTCGCATCATCAACGTCACCTCCAGCGCCGTGCTGGCGCCGATGCCGCTGGTGGCTGCCTACACGGCAAGCAAGACCGCCATCGAAGGCTTCACCGCGTCGCTCGCCCACGAACTGGGCGCCTTCGACATCGAGGTCAAGCTGGTCGAACCGGGCTACGCCCCCACCACCCGCTTCACCGCCAATGGCCAGCAGCGCATGGCCGGCCTGCTGCCCGAGCCCTACCAGGCCTACGCGCAGCAGGTATTCGCCATGCTCGGCGATGCTGGCACCTACACGCAGGAGGCCGATGTGGCCGAGGCCGTCTGGCGCGCAGCCAATGATGCGACCGGGCAACTGCATTTTCCGGCGGGGGCTGATGCGGTGGCCCTGGCGGACGCGCGAGGGGCGCAGTCGCTGGCTCCGATGGGTTGA
- the ileS gene encoding isoleucine--tRNA ligase codes for MTQDYKATLHLPATEFPMRGDLPKREPDTLARWEAGNLYQQLRDNAAGRPLFVLHDGPPYANGAIHLGHAVNKILKDIIVKSKYLAGFDAPYIPGWDCHGLPIEIAIEKKWGKVGVKLDAVEFRQKCREYANEQIDIQRKDFKRLGVIGDWDNPYKTLDFRFEANEIRALSKVVANGHLTRGVKPVHWCFDCGSALAEAEIEYQDKDSPAIDVGYVVRDRKALAAAFGADIPDDVEVALPIWTTTPWTLPASLAVSLGPDLEYALVEGPARDGKRRWLVLADALAARALQRYGVTDTVTHGRVAGSALEGILLAHPFYAERDIPVILGEHVSAEDGTGAVHTAPGHGQEDFVVGQRYGLIDKYTTAQLNPVDGRGVYLPSTPPAGDTVLAGTHIWKANDALVDVLRSSGALLAFAKLHHSYPHCWRHKTPIAFRATPQWFISMEQAHLRRDALAAIKQVGWFPQWGEARIAGMVEGRPDWTISRQRTWGVPIALFVHRETGEPHPRSVELMQAVAERVEQGGVDAWYTLEMADLLGTEADDYEKITDILDVWFDSGVTHEGVLLERGLGKPADLYLEGSDQHRGWFQSSLLTGVAIDKHAPYRQCLTHGFTVDEHGRKMSKSLGNGIEPQDIMKTLGADILRLWIASADYSNEMSLSQEILKRNADAYRRIRNTARFLLGNLHGFEPARDLRPLEDMVALDRWIVHRAFELQEKIKAAYERYDFAEIVQALLNFCSVDLGSLYLDVTKDRLYTMREDSRGRRSAQSAMYRIAEAFVRWVAPVLSFTADEMWQHLPGGRTGNVLFATWYDGLAPLDADAALSAADFDQLLALREQVSKVLEPMRANSQIGAALEAEISVSVNAALAGKWQPLADELRFFLISGDVSVSAIDADEVFVLAQPTSKTKCVRCWHHRADVGADARHPELCARCASNVEGPGEDRRWF; via the coding sequence GTGACCCAAGACTACAAAGCCACCCTGCACCTGCCCGCCACGGAATTCCCGATGCGCGGTGACCTGCCCAAGCGTGAGCCGGACACCCTGGCGCGCTGGGAAGCCGGCAACCTGTACCAGCAGCTGCGCGATAACGCCGCGGGCCGGCCGCTGTTCGTGCTGCACGATGGCCCGCCGTATGCCAATGGCGCGATCCACCTGGGCCATGCGGTCAACAAGATCCTCAAGGACATCATCGTCAAGTCGAAGTACCTGGCCGGCTTCGATGCGCCCTACATCCCGGGCTGGGATTGCCACGGCCTGCCGATCGAAATCGCGATCGAAAAGAAGTGGGGCAAGGTCGGCGTCAAGCTCGATGCGGTCGAGTTCCGGCAGAAGTGCCGCGAATATGCCAACGAGCAGATCGACATCCAGCGCAAGGACTTCAAGCGACTGGGCGTGATTGGCGACTGGGACAACCCGTACAAGACCCTGGACTTCCGCTTCGAAGCCAATGAAATCCGCGCGCTGTCCAAGGTCGTGGCCAATGGCCACCTCACCCGTGGCGTGAAGCCGGTGCACTGGTGCTTCGATTGCGGCTCGGCGCTGGCCGAAGCCGAGATTGAATACCAGGACAAGGATTCGCCGGCGATCGATGTCGGCTATGTCGTGCGTGATCGCAAGGCGCTCGCCGCCGCGTTCGGCGCCGACATTCCCGACGACGTCGAAGTGGCGCTGCCGATCTGGACCACCACGCCATGGACGCTGCCGGCGTCGCTGGCTGTCTCGCTGGGCCCGGACCTGGAATACGCGCTGGTGGAAGGCCCGGCCCGCGACGGCAAGCGTCGCTGGCTGGTCTTGGCCGATGCGCTGGCCGCGCGCGCCTTGCAGCGCTATGGCGTGACTGACACGGTGACCCATGGCCGCGTCGCCGGCTCCGCGCTGGAAGGCATCCTCCTGGCCCATCCGTTCTACGCCGAGCGCGACATCCCGGTCATCCTGGGCGAGCACGTGTCGGCCGAAGACGGCACCGGCGCCGTGCATACCGCGCCGGGCCACGGCCAGGAAGACTTCGTGGTCGGCCAGCGTTACGGCCTGATCGACAAATACACCACCGCCCAGCTCAATCCGGTCGATGGCCGCGGTGTGTATTTGCCGTCGACGCCGCCGGCAGGCGACACCGTGCTGGCCGGCACGCATATCTGGAAAGCCAATGACGCATTGGTGGACGTGCTGCGCAGCTCAGGCGCGCTGCTTGCTTTTGCCAAGCTGCACCACAGCTACCCGCATTGCTGGCGCCACAAGACGCCCATCGCGTTCCGCGCCACGCCGCAGTGGTTCATCTCGATGGAGCAGGCGCACCTGCGCCGCGATGCATTGGCCGCGATCAAGCAGGTAGGCTGGTTCCCGCAATGGGGCGAAGCGCGCATCGCCGGCATGGTGGAAGGGCGCCCGGACTGGACCATCTCGCGCCAGCGCACCTGGGGCGTGCCGATTGCCCTGTTCGTCCATCGCGAGACCGGCGAGCCGCATCCGCGCAGCGTCGAATTGATGCAGGCCGTAGCCGAACGCGTGGAGCAGGGCGGCGTTGACGCCTGGTACACGCTGGAAATGGCCGATCTGCTCGGCACCGAAGCCGACGACTACGAAAAGATCACCGACATCCTCGATGTCTGGTTCGACTCCGGCGTCACCCACGAAGGCGTGCTGCTGGAACGCGGCCTGGGCAAGCCGGCCGACTTGTACCTGGAAGGTTCGGATCAACATCGCGGCTGGTTCCAGTCCTCGCTGCTGACCGGCGTGGCGATCGACAAGCACGCGCCGTACCGGCAATGCCTGACCCACGGCTTCACCGTGGACGAGCACGGCCGCAAGATGTCCAAGTCGCTGGGCAACGGCATCGAGCCGCAGGACATCATGAAGACCCTGGGCGCGGACATCCTGCGTCTGTGGATTGCTTCGGCCGACTACAGCAACGAGATGTCGCTGTCGCAGGAAATCCTCAAGCGCAATGCCGATGCCTACCGTCGCATCCGCAATACCGCACGCTTCCTGCTTGGCAACCTGCATGGATTCGAACCCGCGCGCGACCTTCGTCCGCTGGAAGACATGGTGGCGCTGGATCGCTGGATCGTGCATCGTGCATTCGAGCTGCAGGAGAAGATCAAGGCCGCCTACGAGCGCTACGACTTCGCCGAGATCGTGCAGGCGCTGCTGAATTTCTGCAGCGTGGATCTGGGCTCCCTGTATCTGGACGTGACCAAGGACCGCCTGTACACCATGCGCGAAGACTCGCGCGGTCGCCGTTCGGCGCAGAGCGCGATGTATCGCATCGCCGAAGCCTTTGTGCGCTGGGTCGCGCCGGTGTTGAGCTTCACCGCCGATGAAATGTGGCAGCACCTGCCGGGCGGACGCACCGGCAACGTATTGTTCGCCACCTGGTATGACGGCCTGGCGCCGTTGGACGCGGATGCCGCCTTGTCGGCCGCCGACTTCGACCAGCTGCTGGCCCTGCGCGAGCAGGTGTCCAAAGTGCTGGAGCCGATGCGCGCCAACAGCCAGATTGGCGCGGCGCTGGAAGCGGAGATCAGCGTGTCGGTCAATGCGGCACTGGCGGGCAAGTGGCAGCCGCTGGCCGATGAGCTGCGCTTCTTCCTCATCAGTGGCGACGTGAGCGTCAGCGCGATCGATGCAGATGAAGTGTTCGTGTTGGCGCAACCGACCAGCAAGACCAAGTGCGTGCGTTGCTGGCACCACCGCGCCGATGTGGGCGCGGACGCCCGGCATCCGGAATTGTGCGCCCGCTGCGCCAGCAACGTGGAAGGCCCCGGCGAAGATCGCCGCTGGTTCTAA
- a CDS encoding bifunctional riboflavin kinase/FAD synthetase, which produces MSRLFRDVDGGSLTPQGSVVCIGAFDGLHSGHRALVRQTVARARDSGVPAVALTFEPLPREFFSRDNPPPRLTLARAKVQGLRQLGIDEVGLLRFDARIAAMPAQDFVEQMLVQRLAAREVWIGPDFRFGHKRGGDLALLQQLGNAQGFSAHAIDAVEVQGERVSSTRIREALRQGDFADAARLLGRPYAIGGRVVRGRQLGRTLGFPTANLRFPRTPALSGIYATWVHGVADRPWASVSSFGTRPTVAGIEPLLEAHLFDFDGDLYGRHIEVEFVAKLRDELKFPDLPSLTDQMHRDAEQARAVLAEAAPQSAAVGADSPLTAPC; this is translated from the coding sequence ATGAGCAGGCTGTTCCGAGACGTCGATGGCGGGTCCTTGACCCCCCAGGGAAGCGTGGTCTGCATCGGCGCTTTCGACGGCCTGCATAGCGGCCATCGCGCGCTGGTGCGGCAGACGGTGGCCCGCGCCCGCGATTCGGGCGTGCCGGCGGTGGCGCTGACGTTTGAACCGCTGCCGCGCGAATTCTTCAGCCGCGACAATCCGCCGCCGCGCCTGACCCTGGCGCGCGCCAAGGTGCAGGGCCTGCGCCAACTGGGAATCGATGAAGTGGGCCTGCTGCGCTTCGACGCGCGCATCGCCGCCATGCCGGCGCAGGATTTCGTCGAGCAGATGCTGGTGCAACGACTTGCTGCGCGCGAAGTGTGGATTGGTCCGGATTTCCGCTTCGGTCACAAGCGCGGCGGCGATCTGGCCTTGTTGCAGCAATTGGGCAATGCGCAGGGTTTCAGCGCGCACGCCATCGACGCCGTGGAAGTGCAGGGCGAGCGCGTCTCCAGTACGCGCATCCGCGAAGCGCTCAGGCAGGGCGACTTCGCCGACGCCGCGCGCCTGCTCGGCCGACCGTATGCGATTGGTGGGCGCGTGGTACGTGGCCGGCAACTGGGCCGCACGCTGGGCTTCCCTACCGCCAACCTGCGTTTTCCGCGCACGCCGGCGCTGTCCGGGATCTACGCCACGTGGGTCCACGGCGTGGCGGATCGTCCATGGGCGTCGGTATCGAGCTTTGGTACGCGTCCTACCGTCGCCGGCATCGAACCGCTGCTCGAAGCCCACCTGTTCGACTTCGATGGCGATCTTTACGGCCGCCATATCGAAGTTGAATTCGTCGCCAAGCTGCGCGACGAACTCAAGTTCCCCGATCTGCCCAGCCTCACCGACCAGATGCATCGCGACGCCGAGCAGGCGCGCGCCGTGCTGGCCGAGGCCGCGCCCCAGTCCGCAGCTGTCGGCGCGGACTCTCCCCTTACAGCCCCCTGTTGA
- the rpmA gene encoding 50S ribosomal protein L27: MAHKKGVGSSRNGRDSNPKMLGVKVYGGQAIDAGNIIVRQRGTQFHAGLGVGLGRDHTLFALIDGKVEFSTKGPKKRRTVSVVAEA, from the coding sequence ATGGCACATAAAAAGGGCGTAGGCTCATCGCGCAACGGCCGCGACTCCAATCCGAAGATGCTGGGCGTGAAGGTCTATGGTGGCCAGGCGATCGACGCCGGCAACATCATCGTCCGTCAGCGCGGTACCCAGTTCCATGCGGGTCTGGGCGTCGGTCTGGGTCGTGATCACACGCTGTTCGCGCTGATCGACGGCAAGGTCGAGTTCTCGACCAAGGGTCCGAAGAAGCGTCGCACCGTGAGCGTGGTCGCGGAAGCCTGA
- a CDS encoding PA2169 family four-helix-bundle protein: MNTQKKIEHSLNDLIEIARDGKDFYTEAAGKVKDAELSSLFTRIAGVKGDIVTRLSADVAAAGGKPAEHGTMVGSMHQMYGNVRAALGDTRYGYVAELEASEDRLLDAFDETLTDSDTPASARAEVQALLPQVRECHNIMRDRKHALQASH; the protein is encoded by the coding sequence ATGAATACGCAGAAGAAGATCGAGCACAGCCTCAACGATTTGATCGAGATTGCCCGAGATGGCAAGGACTTCTATACCGAAGCCGCAGGCAAGGTGAAAGACGCCGAACTGTCATCGCTGTTCACCCGCATTGCCGGCGTCAAGGGCGACATCGTCACCCGACTGAGCGCCGATGTGGCCGCCGCCGGTGGCAAGCCGGCCGAGCACGGCACCATGGTCGGATCGATGCATCAGATGTACGGCAACGTCCGCGCCGCCCTGGGCGACACCCGCTATGGCTACGTGGCCGAACTGGAAGCGTCGGAAGATCGCCTGCTCGATGCGTTCGATGAAACCCTCACCGATTCCGACACCCCGGCCAGCGCACGCGCCGAAGTGCAGGCGCTGCTGCCGCAGGTGCGCGAGTGCCACAACATCATGCGCGACCGCAAGCATGCGTTGCAGGCGTCGCACTAA